A part of Solenopsis invicta isolate M01_SB chromosome 2, UNIL_Sinv_3.0, whole genome shotgun sequence genomic DNA contains:
- the LOC113006009 gene encoding uncharacterized protein LOC113006009, translating into MSFARVWIKKTGKQENVSIHDLVQFDASRYYSEKEDARSKFVFSVRRKEGGTVKCQVLAIAETLKELKTVIETKRARIPKLVDSAFDTTEDENSEKEYGLEKDSCKSKHKKKDASSKQSKNDKEATIAFLRKEISDSCSQASVFYKQPNVQKGKKVQDVLFKNSKKTSSDDSDKDSDKNSVESADFNEHLDVTTHATNAIEEENRKLRELLQKNDIEIQAAKSEILNLKNKYDNLLKSNEFPVTEKTARKLIDLVNMAVPEVAEAVEAASGANIVDEENSEKRPQLNQVHLGSGIKCNKVAYEDAQNVSAPAKFVSIMSVGIWGYEHLSKRCVKQTKHVKDDRLEMSPVKVGILKSYFIKWLEKNGYRDNSRQHELQQLNVYLGRAITAAQKHINLPLNQRKRKISFTEGNEENFSKVTILTD; encoded by the exons ATGTCATTTGCACGAGTATGGATTAAAAAAACTGGAAAACAGGAGAATGTTTCAATTCACGATCTCGTGCAATTTGATGCTTCGCGATACTATTCTGAGAAAGAGGACGCACgttcaaaatttgtattttctgtACGAAGGAAAGAAGGTGGGACAGTAAAATGCCAAGTTCTGGCAATTGCAG aaacttTAAAGGAGTTAAAAACAGTTATCGAGACAAAAAGGGCCAGAATCCCAAAACTCGTTGATTCTGCTTTTGATACCACAGAGGatgaaaattctgaaaaagaaTATGGTCTTGAAAAAGACAGCTGCAAATCAAAACATAAG AAGAAGGATGCAAGTTCTAAACAatcaaaaaatgataaagaagcAACGATAGCTTTTTTGAGGAAGGAAATATCGGATAGCTGTAGTCAAGCTTCT GTTTTTTATAAGCAGCCCAACgtacaaaaaggaaaaaaagttcAAGAcgtattgtttaaaaattca aaaaaaacatcTAGCGATGATTCGGACAAAGATAGTGATAAAAATTCAGTTGAAAGTGCAGACTTTAACGAACATTTAGATGTAACTACCCATGCTACAAATGCGATCGAGGAAGAAAACAGGAAGTTACGGGAATTGTTGCAAAAGAACGATATAGAAATACAAGCAGCCAAAtcggaaattttgaatttaaaaaacaaatacgaTAATTTGCTGAAATCCAATGAGTTTCCTGTAACAGAAAAAACTGCACGCAAACTAATAGACCTTGTGAATATGGCAG TTCCAGAAGTAGCTGAGGCTGTTGAAGCAGCTTCTGGAGCAAATATCGTGGACGAAGAAAATAGTGAAAAAAGGCCACAACTCAACCAAGTTCACCTTGGAAGCGGTATAAAATGCAACAAAGTCGCTTATGAAGACGCACAAAATGTATCAGCCCCGGCAAAGTTCGTGTCGATCATGAGTGTCGGTATTTGGGGCTACGAACACTTATCAAAAAGATGTGTAAAACAAACGAAGCATGTGAAAGATGATCGATTAGAAATGAGCCCTGTAAAAGTGGGAATTTTAAAAAGCTATTTTATAAAGTGGCTAGAAAAGAATGGTTACCGAGATAATTCTAGGCAGCACGAATTGCAACAATTGAATGTTTATTTAGGTCGTGCCATTACAGCTGCGCAGAAACATATAAATCTCCCATTAAACCAAAGAAAACGTAAAATATCCTTTACCGAAGGAAATGAGGAAAACTTCTCTAAAGTGACTATTCTTACAGATTAA